The genome window ATCGCCGACTGGAAACCGGCGTCCAGCGCCTGGCGTCGCCAGGATTCGTGCTGGAGGTCCTCGATCACGTTCTCGACGACCGACGGCTCGTCGCTGCGGGCCGTCTTACAGGACGGCTCGGTCGAGCCGGCGACGTCGAGTGAGATCCGGTCCAGATACTCCTCGTTCGAGCCGGCCCAGGCGACGGGCTCGAGAGAAGCATCAGCCGCATCGGGCCGGCCGATCCAGGCGAACGCGACGCCGTCGGCTTCGACGAGTCGTTCGGGGACCGTTCGTTCGATCTCCGCCCGACTCGTCGCGCCGATCAGCGACTGGTTGACCCGCCTGATCGTGTCGTTGATCGTTATCTGTCGGCGGAGCCGGCGGTTTCGCGCCTCGAGTTCGGCGTCGCGTTCGCGCAGGTTGGCCTCGCTCTCGAGGCGATCGAAGGCGGCTTCGATGGTCGCGACGAGCGTCTCGATCGACCGGCGTGACTGGGCGTCGATCGGCGCACCGTCGGAGGCGGCCGTGAGGACGCCGTGGTCGCCGACCGGCACGACGACGGCGCTCTCGACCACCGCGTCGAACACCTGTGAGCGATCGAACGCGGTCGGGTCATCGACGACCGTCTGTGCGCCCGTCACGAACGCGTTCCAGAGCACCGAGTCGCCGTTACCGACCGTCGCCGACGGGTCGTCACTCGAGAGACGGTCGAACGCGTCGGTGTGTGCGATCGGAACGAGCCGGTTCACCTCGGCGTCGAGGCGGTAGAGCGCGACGCCGGTGGCCTCGAGAACGTCTTCTGCGGCGTCGATGACGATCTCGGCGACGTCGTCGGCCGTCTCCGCCCCGAGCAGGCCGCGGGCAGCCTCGTGGAGCGACTCGAGTGTGAGTTCGCGCTGTTTCAGGTCGGTGACGTCCTGGAGTGCGCCCTGGTATTTGATGAGGTCGCCGTCTTCGTAGACTGGCACTCCGAAGACGCGAACCCACCTGGTTTCCCCAGGGGTGGGCTGCATCCGAGCCTCGATGTCGTAGACCGTCTCGCTCGAGATGGCCGCCTCGAGTGTCTGGCGAACCCGGGCTCGATCCTCGGGATGGTACTGATCGATCGCCATCGAGAGGTCGGGCTCCGTGTCCTGCGGTAAGCCGTGTAACTGATACAGCTCCGTCGTCCAGGTCGGCACCGGCGGCTCGGTGCGCAAATCGAGTTCCCAACCGCCGATGCTCGCCAGATGCTCGACCCGCTCGAGCAGTGCCCGCGTTCGCTCGAGTTCTCGCTCACGTTCTTTCCGGTCGGTAATATCCTGGATCGTCCCCCTGACGGCGACGATCTCACCGTCCTCGACGACCGGTTCTGCCAGCGATCGGACCCAGCGATGCTCACCCTGTTCCGTAATGAACCGTGCCTCGAGGTCGTAGGCCTCTCCGTCCCGAATCGCCTCGTCGATCGCAGATCGTAGCCGGGGCCGGTGGTCCGGGTGGTAGTGATCGAGCCCCACACCGAGTTCGAGTTCGTCCGGCTCGACGCCGTGGATTCGGGCAGCCTCGCCGGTCGCTCGAGCCTCGTACGGCTCCTCGGCCACGTCGAGTTCCCAGCCGCCGACGTTCGCCATCTGCTGGGACTGCTCGAGCAGCGTCCGCATCCGCTCGAGTTCCCGCTCGCGTTCCTTTCGGTCGGTCACGTCGCGGAGGACGCCGACCGTCCCCTGGAACTCGCCATCTGTCAATGGCAACAGTGCCATGTGGTTTTCGACGTGGACCTCCTCGCCGTCTTTGGTACGAAGTGTAATCTCGAACGTCTGGGACGGGTCGTTCGCTCTGAGCAGTTCACGGATCCGTTCCTGGGCGGTCTCGACGTCCGACTCGGTCATCACCGTCGAGACGTGCTCGCCGAGCAGTTCCTCGGACTCGTAGCCGAGAATCGGTGTGATCGCATCGTTGAGGAAGGTGAAGCAGCCCTCGTCGTCGACTTCGTACACCAGTTCGTCGAGCACCTGGATGATCGTCTCCGAGCGCTCGAGTTCGCGCTCGCGTTCTTTCCGATCGGTGATATCCTGGATCGAGCCATGGATCGTGACGACCTCACCGTCCTCGCGGACAGGCTCACCCAGAATCCGAACCCACCGCTGGTTGCCACCGGCCGTGAGTAGTCGCACCTCGCATTCGTACGACTCCCCCTCGGAAATCGCACGATCGACAGCCGATTGGACCGTCGGCAGATCCTCAGGGTGATAAAACTCGATAGCCTCCTCGAGCGTCATCTCGACGTCGGGCTCCAGACCGTAGATGCGGCCGGTCTCGGCCGTCCATCGGAGATTGTACGGCTCCTCGGTCACGTCGAGTTCCCAGCCGCCGACGCTCGCCAGCTGTTTCGTCTGTTCGAGAAGCCGCTGTGTGCGCTCGAGTTCGTGTTTGTTCTCGACCTGTTCGGTGACGTCGATGATGACTCCTTCGAGGTGCTCGAGCGAGCCGTCGTCGTCGAAGACACCCCCACCCTGCTCTTTGACCCACCGACGCTCGCCGTCGGCCGTCTGGATGGGGAACGTGGCCTGAAAGGTCTCGCGTTCGTCCACCGCCTGCTGGACCGTCTTCCGGAGTTCGTCGTGATCCTCGAGCATAACGTCCTCGGCCCAGTTGACGGTGCCGTCGACCAGTTTCTCGGGCTCGTAGCCGGTGAGTTCGAGCGCACCCTCGCTGACGAACTCGAACGGCCAGTCCGGCTCGTTCGCACACCGGTAAACCATTCCGGGAACGTTGCTCATCAGGGTCGACAGCTCCCGTTCGCGCTCGTGAAGTCGGCGCTCGGTCGTCTTACGCTCCGAGACGTCCTCGAGCACCCCCATCATCCCGACGATCTCGTCGTCTGTATCACGGATCGGCGCTTTCGAGAGACTGACGTCGACCGTCGAGCCATCCCTGGTCTGGCGCTCGAGTTCGACGCCGGTGACGATTTCGCCGGCGCGAAGCCGCTCGAGGAATATGTCGAACTCCGACTTACAGTCGTCCGGAACCGTCGGCAACGGTTCACCGATGACCTCCGCTTCGCTCCAGCCGAAGATCCGTTCTGCCGCCGGGTTCCACAGGCGGACGGTGTCCTCGAGGTCGACCGCGACGAGCGCTGCCGGCGACGCCTCGACGATCGCGTTGAGCCACTCGGTTCGCTCCCGGAGGTCGCGTTCGTCGTCGCGGCGGGTACGGTTCGCCACCCAGCGCTCCAGAACGCGGCTCACCTCCCGACCCACGACCTCGAGAAATCGCCGCTCGTGGTCGACTACCGGCTGTTCACGAGCATCGTACTCGACGAAGCACAGGGTCCAGTACCGGTCGCCGTCGACCTCGAGCGGCCACCCCAGACACCGACCATCCGTGTCCGCCCCAGCACTGGGGTCGGCTTTGACGAGGTCCTCATCGACGTCGGACATCGCCATCGACGTCTCGGACGCAAGCGTCCGTCGCCAGTGAGGTCGTGACAACGCCCGCTCGAGGGCGGCTCGACGGTCCTCGTCGACGCCGTTCCAGTGAGCGAACTCGACGGCAGCGTCGGCGTTCTCGTCGGACCGGACCACGACGCCGGCGTCGGCGTCGAGTCGGTTACAACCCAGTTCGAGCAGCCGTTCGACTGTCTCGCCGTCGTCGTCACTCTCTGCGGCGATCCGGTGGACCGCCTCCCGATGCCGCTCGCGTGCTGCGAGCCGGCGGGTCCGCTCGGCGACGGTGCTCGTCAGGTCGTCGATCGCCGCCGATAACTCGCCGAGTTCGTCGTCGCGGTCCAGCCGGAACTCCCCCTCCGGGAGCGGCTGGTCTGCAACGTCACCATCGTCGAGACGGGCATCGAACGCGCGAACGTCGTCCGTGAGTCGCTCGAGCGGGCTCGAGCGGTCGGTGCTTCCCCCAGCTGCGAGTGCGAGAACGCCAGGCCCGACCGAGCCGACGGCGAGGTCGCTTACGAACTCGACGAGGACGGCGAGTACCACCAGTGCGAGTAGCCCACCGAGCCACTCACGCCTCGCTAGCCCTGGATTGTGACGGAGTAACCGCGTCCTACGTCGACAGGAGGGGATAGTATCACGTGCAGACGAAACCGAACCGAGCCACATACGTTGCCTACACCACGACGGGAATTATACGTTGGGTCGATCGAAAACGGGCGGGGAACACAGCTCTGATCCGTGTCGGTTCGAGACGCGTCGATCACGGAGTAGTCACACCCTGTCGCAGCCTGCTGCTTTCATACCGGTGCTATACTCATAGCGTCCATCCGGCAGCGATCAAACGAGTATAGTGGACAGGGAGATGCCGTCGGTTCCCATTCGTTCGAACGAAATGGCAAGCATCACCCTGGATTATCACCGTGATTCGCCCAGTCTCCGTGTCGTCGAAGCCCTCGCAGACGCAACCGATACCGATCCGCTCGAGCTCGAACCGCTGTACAACGTCGTCGATCCGGAAGCGCTCGATCGACTGTTCCGCACTGACTCCCCCGTCTCCGCGTCCGTCCGCTTCGAGTACGAGGGCCACACGGTCGAAGTACGAAGCGATGGCGGCGTCAGCATCGACGGAACGCTCCATGGTGCCGACTGACTCCCCGTCGAGGACGATCGCTGCAATCAGAACGCGTCGGGAACCGACCGCTCGGACGCTGCTAGCGAGTCAGCCATGATCGTTCCGTCGATCGGCGACGCCAGCTCGAGCCTTCCGGCTGGCGAGTCGGGACTCACCGTTCTGGTACTCGCCGACCAGCCCCTCGAGAGTCTCGAGACGGCCGCAGACAGGGGGCAACTCGAGATTCATCGGCCTGCCAGCATCGCGAGAGCGCTCGAAGAACTCGACGATGTCGACTGTCTCGTCGTCAGCGCCTCGCACGCAGACGAAGCGCCCGTCGAGTTCGTCGACCGAGTCCGTACCCGACGGTGTGGGCTCCCGATCGTCTTCCTGACGAACAGTTCCGAACAGACCGCCTCCCTGCAGCGATCGGTCGCGGATACCCGATGGGTCGACGTTCTCGAGACTGAAGCGGACGACACACTCGCCGAGCGACTCCGCTACCGGATCCCTCGGCTCGTCGATCGACACCGACTGGCCGCGCTGTCGAACCGGTCGCTCGCCGGCGTGGAACTCGCCCGTGACGCGATCGCGATTTCCAGCCCCGGGGGCTGTCTCGAGTTCGCAAACCGATCGTTCGCGATGCAGTTCGGCTACGAACGCGACGCGCTCGTGGCCACCCCCTGGGAGACGCTGTTCGACGACGATACCGTCGACCGACTCGAGGCGACGGCGATCCCGACCGTCGCCGACGGCTGGCGCTGGACCGGTACCTGCACCGGCCGCCGTCGAACCGGGGCGACGTTTCCCGCCCGGGTCCGTCTCGATGGCCTCGAGGATGGGAGCCTCGTCTTCGTCGTCGATCCCCTCGAGCCGTCGGCCGACACGCCCACCTCGAGCGACTCGACGTCAGCCTAGGGCGACGGAAGACGACCACGAGAGCGCGATCACCAGCCCGAACGCGACCACGACGGCGAGGCGAACCAGCCACGGCCGCCACCGCTCGCGTCGGCTTCGAATCCGAAGCCGGGGCAGCTGTTTCACCTGTTTGATCCCGTTTTCCGACCGATAGGTGAACACCACGGGAATCCGGACCTCCCCCGTCGAGACGTCCGAGGCCGTGTTGAGTTCGAGGATGTACGCCGGTTCCGCGCGGGCGCTCCCATCGAGCGGGACGCGCTCGAGACCGCGGTCGGTTCCCTCACCGTCACGAAAGCTCGCTGACTGGACGTACTCCATCGAGTCGGGGCTCGAGCCCTCGCCGACGCTCGATGAGCCGGATGCCGACGTCCCAACCTGTCGGCCGGGAACCGTCCCCGCACTTCGTCGAACGATGCCGGGGTTCTCGAGGTCGAGCAGCGTCTCGTCGTCGTAGAAGACGGTGAGATCGGTCGTCTCGAGGTCACCGACGCCGAAGACGAAGATCCCCAGTTCGATCCGGCCACCGGGATCGATGGTCGTCCGGGCGAGAAAAACGTCGAGTTCGTTCCCGTCGATCGGCTCCGTCCCGGACATCGAGACGCCGACCTCGATCGGCCCGCCCGAATCGACCGTCGATCGCTCGAGCAACGGTCCGACCGGATAGCCGTCTCTCGACACGTCCCCCGCTAGTGAGCCCCCACTCATTGGTGAGCCGACAATAACACTCGGGCCAGTTCAGCGTGTCGGCCGACTCGAGCCATCGACCGGTTGGGCCGCGTTAGCGGGCCCCACCACGGAGTCGGGTGACCGTCACGTCCGCTCGCCACGTTCCCGTCGCCGTCACGCGGTCCCCATCGACGTCGACGGACGCCTCGTCCGCGGAGATGCCGAGGAGGTCTTCGAGGGCGACCTCGTCTGGATCGTCGACGATCGCGGCGAACTCGCCGGTCGAGGTCTCTTCGTCGACGACCGTGAGCGAGGAGACGATCCCCTCCGCGTCCTCGAGTTCCGCGTACGTCATGTCGACGAGCGCGTCCGCCGTGGCGACCCGATCACCGTACTGACCGACCACGACGTCTCCGTCGCCGGCCGTCTCGACGAGCCACTCGAGCGACTCGGACGCCTCGAC of Natrarchaeobaculum sulfurireducens contains these proteins:
- a CDS encoding PAS domain-containing protein, which produces MIVPSIGDASSSLPAGESGLTVLVLADQPLESLETAADRGQLEIHRPASIARALEELDDVDCLVVSASHADEAPVEFVDRVRTRRCGLPIVFLTNSSEQTASLQRSVADTRWVDVLETEADDTLAERLRYRIPRLVDRHRLAALSNRSLAGVELARDAIAISSPGGCLEFANRSFAMQFGYERDALVATPWETLFDDDTVDRLEATAIPTVADGWRWTGTCTGRRRTGATFPARVRLDGLEDGSLVFVVDPLEPSADTPTSSDSTSA
- a CDS encoding HalOD1 output domain-containing protein, with protein sequence MASITLDYHRDSPSLRVVEALADATDTDPLELEPLYNVVDPEALDRLFRTDSPVSASVRFEYEGHTVEVRSDGGVSIDGTLHGAD
- a CDS encoding PAS domain S-box protein, whose protein sequence is MVLAVLVEFVSDLAVGSVGPGVLALAAGGSTDRSSPLERLTDDVRAFDARLDDGDVADQPLPEGEFRLDRDDELGELSAAIDDLTSTVAERTRRLAARERHREAVHRIAAESDDDGETVERLLELGCNRLDADAGVVVRSDENADAAVEFAHWNGVDEDRRAALERALSRPHWRRTLASETSMAMSDVDEDLVKADPSAGADTDGRCLGWPLEVDGDRYWTLCFVEYDAREQPVVDHERRFLEVVGREVSRVLERWVANRTRRDDERDLRERTEWLNAIVEASPAALVAVDLEDTVRLWNPAAERIFGWSEAEVIGEPLPTVPDDCKSEFDIFLERLRAGEIVTGVELERQTRDGSTVDVSLSKAPIRDTDDEIVGMMGVLEDVSERKTTERRLHERERELSTLMSNVPGMVYRCANEPDWPFEFVSEGALELTGYEPEKLVDGTVNWAEDVMLEDHDELRKTVQQAVDERETFQATFPIQTADGERRWVKEQGGGVFDDDGSLEHLEGVIIDVTEQVENKHELERTQRLLEQTKQLASVGGWELDVTEEPYNLRWTAETGRIYGLEPDVEMTLEEAIEFYHPEDLPTVQSAVDRAISEGESYECEVRLLTAGGNQRWVRILGEPVREDGEVVTIHGSIQDITDRKERERELERSETIIQVLDELVYEVDDEGCFTFLNDAITPILGYESEELLGEHVSTVMTESDVETAQERIRELLRANDPSQTFEITLRTKDGEEVHVENHMALLPLTDGEFQGTVGVLRDVTDRKERERELERMRTLLEQSQQMANVGGWELDVAEEPYEARATGEAARIHGVEPDELELGVGLDHYHPDHRPRLRSAIDEAIRDGEAYDLEARFITEQGEHRWVRSLAEPVVEDGEIVAVRGTIQDITDRKERERELERTRALLERVEHLASIGGWELDLRTEPPVPTWTTELYQLHGLPQDTEPDLSMAIDQYHPEDRARVRQTLEAAISSETVYDIEARMQPTPGETRWVRVFGVPVYEDGDLIKYQGALQDVTDLKQRELTLESLHEAARGLLGAETADDVAEIVIDAAEDVLEATGVALYRLDAEVNRLVPIAHTDAFDRLSSDDPSATVGNGDSVLWNAFVTGAQTVVDDPTAFDRSQVFDAVVESAVVVPVGDHGVLTAASDGAPIDAQSRRSIETLVATIEAAFDRLESEANLRERDAELEARNRRLRRQITINDTIRRVNQSLIGATSRAEIERTVPERLVEADGVAFAWIGRPDAADASLEPVAWAGSNEEYLDRISLDVAGSTEPSCKTARSDEPSVVENVIEDLQHESWRRQALDAGFQSAISVPLELEEYSYGVLTVYATEPDAFTALEQTVFTELGEAIANAVTATKTREALHAETLVELTLSLSDSSDVLSRIASLTNARVAFDGLGTNTGEDTVLFFETRGSSPDAVSEVLTDLVSVSEHQLISHDEDRCRFEALVAGDTLASRLVRHGASPRTIRADGDETVVTVDVPTGTDVREFVAVVADHHGEVDLRSRQHVERTMHTRRELVTALFDELTDRQLEVLRTAYFAGFFEWPRESTGEDVAEMLDVSQPTVNRHLRIAQQRLLTQLFEPETATPAEREAS